A single Macaca mulatta isolate MMU2019108-1 chromosome 15, T2T-MMU8v2.0, whole genome shotgun sequence DNA region contains:
- the RNF183 gene encoding E3 ubiquitin-protein ligase RNF183, with amino-acid sequence MAEQEGRELEAECPICWNPFNNTFHTPKMLDCCHSFCVECLAHLSLVTPAQRRLLCPLCRQPTVLALGQPVTDLPTDTAMLTLLRLEPHHVILEGRQLCLKDQPKSRYFLRQPRVYTLDLGPQPGGQTGPPPDTASATMPTPIPIPSHYSPRECFRNPQFRIFAYLMTVILSVTLLLIFSIFWTKQFLWGVG; translated from the coding sequence ATGGCTGAGCAGGAGGGCCGGGAGCTTGAGGCCGAGTGTCCCATCTGCTGGAATCCCTTCAACAACACGTTCCATacccccaaaatgctggattgCTGCCACTCCTTCTGCGTGGAATGcctggcccacctcagcctggtgACTCCAGCCCAGCGCCGCCTGCTGTGCCCGCTCTGTCGCCAGCCCACGGTGCTGGCCTTGGGGCAGCCCGTCACTGACTTGCCCACGGACACTGCCATGCTCACCCTGCTCCGCCTGGAGCCGCACCACGTCATCCTGGAAGGCCGTCAGCTGTGCCTCAAAGACCAGCCCAAGAGCCGCTACTTCCTGCGCCAGCCTCGAGTTTACACGCTGGACCTCGGCCCCCAGCCTGGGGGCCAGACTGGGCCGCCCCCAGACACGgcttctgccaccatgcctacgcccatccccatccccagccACTACTCTCCGAGGGAGTGTTTCCGCAATCCTCAGTTCCGCATCTTTGCCTACCTGATGACCGTCATCCtcagtgtcactctgttgcttaTCTTCTCCATCTTTTGGACCAAGCAGTTCCTTTGGGGGGTGGGGTGA
- the PRPF4 gene encoding U4/U6 small nuclear ribonucleoprotein Prp4 isoform X1 — MLSFVFDRSGLCKLWSVPDCNLLHTLRGHNTNVGAIVFHPKSTVSLDQKDVNLASCAADGSVKLWSLDSDEPVADIEGHTVRVARVMWHPSGRFLGTTCYDRSWRLWDLEAQEEILHQEGHSMGVYDIAFHQDGSLAGTGGLDAFGRVWDLRTGRCIMFLEGHLKEIYGINFSPNGYHIATGSGDNTCKVWDLRQRRCVYTIPAHQNLVTGVKFEPIHGNFLLTGAYDNTAKIWTHPGWSPLKTLAGHEGKVMGLDISSDGQLIATCSYDRTFKLWMAE, encoded by the exons ATGCTTTCCTTTGTATTTGATAGGAGTGGGCTTTGCAAGCTCTGGTCTGTTCCTGATTGCAACCTCCTTCACACTCTTCGAG GGCATAACACAAATGTAGGAGCAATTGTATTCCATCCCAAATCTACTGTCTCCTTGGACCAAAAAGATGTCAACCTGGCCTCTTGTGCGGCTGATGGCTCTGTGAAGCTTTGGAGTCTCGACAG TGATGAACCAGTGGCAGATATTGAAGGCCATACAGTGCGTGTGGCCCGGGTAATGTGGCATCCATCAGGACGTTTCCTGGGCACCACCTG CTATGACCGTTCATGGCGATTATGGGATTTGGAGGCTCAAGAGGAGATCCTGCATCAGGAAGGCCACAGCATGGGTGTGTATGACATTGCCTTCCATCAAGATGGCTCTTTGGCTGGCACTGG gGGACTGGATGCATTTGGTCGAGTTTGGGACCTACGCACAGGACGTTGTATCATGTTCTTAGAAGGCCACCTGAAAGAAATCTATGGAATAAATTTCTCCCCCAATGG CTATCATATTGCAACCGGCAGTGGTGACAACACCTGCAAAGTGTGGGACCTTCGACAGCGGCGTTGCGTCTACACCATCCCTGCTCATCAGAACTTAGTGACTGGTGTGAAGTTTGAGC CTATCCATGGGAACTTCTTGCTTACGGGTGCCTATGATAACACAGCCAAGATCTGGACGCACCCAGGCTGGTCCCCGCTGAAGACTCTGGCCGGCCATGAAGGCAAAGTGATGGGCCTAGATATTTCTTCCGATGGGCAGCTCATAGCCACTTGCTCATATGATAGGACCTTCAAGCTCTGGATGGCTGAATAG